From the genome of Candidatus Tectomicrobia bacterium, one region includes:
- a CDS encoding hydantoinase B/oxoprolinase family protein gives MNVDPVVSEIVAGALRAIEEEVEELLGRVWRSPSLRDAGDFSAALYDRFGRALTGRVLGASPLPILSSCPIGDIRPGDVFLHNDPYLPPAGLGEAPDLRLTRPLFDGDRLIAFLQVRGRHDDLGGTHPGGAPAGSSEIYHEGLLLPPVRIAREEEPVADVRAILLRNSRRADVLADDMEAQLGALRVGALRLRDLVRRYGADHLTACFADLLRECELAFRRELLPRLPEGRWEAEAVVETDGFTGPHLLRLALERQGETLTVDLDGTGPQARGPINCPLEGEGRLFLARLLAPLLLHLAGDPARMEGISFNDGACRALDVRLPGPGSLVTPRFPAPAGLRVLTLGRLLSAFGEALFRASDGAAPAGFDNLRLWSLSGRDAGGAFHLFREALGAGMGASSRGDGASAVFPINGSVNLPVEWIEARYPLRVESAGLVRDSGGAGTHRGGLGVYREYRLLLEGSLSSGVSCHEGGPAGGCGGGPGGPCRLTLAEGKKRPQLLPPLASAHPFAPGNLLRVETPGGGGWGDPRKRDPEAVRLDVLRGFVSPEAAREVYGLDADSPRKPEQTRKAAASKGR, from the coding sequence ATGAACGTCGACCCCGTCGTCAGCGAAATCGTCGCGGGCGCCCTCCGGGCCATCGAGGAGGAGGTCGAAGAGCTCCTCGGGCGCGTCTGGCGCAGCCCCTCCCTGCGCGACGCGGGGGATTTCTCCGCCGCGCTCTACGACCGCTTCGGCCGCGCCCTGACCGGCCGCGTCCTGGGCGCGAGCCCGCTGCCCATCCTCTCGTCCTGTCCCATCGGGGACATCCGTCCGGGGGACGTCTTCCTCCACAACGATCCCTATCTCCCCCCCGCCGGGCTGGGCGAGGCGCCCGACCTGAGGCTCACCCGGCCCCTCTTCGACGGGGACCGCCTCATCGCGTTCCTCCAGGTGAGGGGCCGCCACGACGACCTGGGCGGGACGCACCCGGGCGGGGCGCCGGCCGGAAGCTCCGAGATCTACCACGAGGGGCTGCTCCTCCCGCCCGTGCGGATCGCGCGGGAGGAAGAGCCGGTGGCCGACGTGCGCGCCATCCTCCTGCGGAACAGCCGCCGGGCGGACGTGCTGGCCGACGACATGGAGGCCCAGCTCGGCGCCCTGCGGGTGGGGGCGCTCCGGCTGCGCGACCTCGTGCGGCGCTACGGAGCGGACCATCTCACCGCCTGCTTCGCCGATCTCCTCCGGGAGTGCGAGCTGGCCTTCCGGCGCGAGCTCCTCCCGAGGCTGCCCGAGGGGCGGTGGGAGGCGGAGGCGGTGGTCGAGACGGACGGCTTCACCGGGCCCCACCTCCTCCGCCTGGCGCTCGAGCGCCAGGGAGAGACCCTCACTGTGGACCTGGACGGCACGGGCCCCCAGGCGCGGGGCCCCATCAACTGCCCGCTGGAGGGGGAGGGCCGCCTCTTCCTGGCCCGGCTCCTCGCCCCCCTCCTCCTGCACCTGGCCGGGGACCCGGCCCGGATGGAGGGGATCTCCTTCAACGACGGCGCCTGCCGGGCGCTGGACGTGCGCCTGCCGGGGCCGGGTTCTTTGGTGACGCCGCGCTTCCCGGCGCCGGCGGGCCTCCGCGTCCTCACCCTGGGGCGCCTCCTCTCGGCCTTCGGGGAGGCGCTCTTCCGGGCGTCGGACGGCGCGGCCCCGGCCGGCTTCGACAACCTCCGCCTGTGGAGCCTGAGCGGGCGGGACGCGGGGGGGGCATTCCACCTCTTCCGCGAGGCCCTGGGGGCGGGGATGGGGGCTTCTTCCCGCGGGGACGGCGCCTCGGCCGTCTTCCCGATCAACGGGAGCGTGAACCTGCCCGTCGAATGGATCGAGGCCCGCTACCCCCTCCGGGTGGAGTCCGCCGGGCTGGTGCGGGACTCGGGCGGGGCGGGAACGCACCGGGGGGGCCTGGGGGTGTACCGCGAGTACCGCCTCCTCCTGGAAGGCAGCCTGTCGAGCGGGGTTTCCTGCCATGAGGGCGGCCCGGCCGGAGGCTGCGGCGGCGGGCCCGGCGGCCCCTGCCGGCTGACGCTCGCCGAGGGAAAGAAGAGGCCCCAGCTGCTCCCCCCGCTGGCCTCCGCCCATCCCTTCGCGCCGGGGAACCTCCTCCGCGTGGAGACGCCGGGCGGCGGCGGGTGGGGCGACCCCCGGAAGCGCGATCCGGAGGCCGTCCGGCTGGACGTGCTGCGCGGATTCGTCTCCCCCGAGGCGGCGCGGGAGGTGTACGGTTTGGATGCGGATTCCCCGCGCAAACCGGAGCAAACCCGCAAGGCGGCGGCCTCGAAGGGGCGCTAG